One Burkholderia cepacia genomic window carries:
- a CDS encoding glycosyltransferase family 4 protein, producing MKIAIVHDWLVVHGGAERVLAQMIDCFPQADVYSLVDFLDDRACLRGRAVRTSFIQKLPFARTHYRHYLPLFPLAIEQFDLSGYDIVLSSSYAVAKGVLSGPDQFHASYVHSPVRYAWDLQHQYLNEAGLARGPKSALARVLLHYIRNWDAHSANGVDSVAANSHFIARRIRKTYRRDAIVIHPPVDVEHLTLHADKEDFYLTASRLVPYKRIDLIVEAFSRMPSRRLVVIGDGPEMAKIRVLAGPNVTLLGYQPFEVLHDHLQRARAFVFAAEEDFGIAPVEAQACGTPVIAYGKGGVRESVRAWPCARATGLFYRAQTAAALVEALERFDALPRGTFDARVCRQNAQRFGADRFRAEFTRFVLDGYAALQEEMADAAGAESSDVHPDERHGMRAHHAHHDDAASQRI from the coding sequence TTGAAGATCGCGATCGTTCACGACTGGCTGGTGGTGCATGGCGGCGCCGAGCGCGTGCTCGCGCAGATGATCGACTGCTTTCCGCAGGCGGACGTCTACAGCCTCGTTGATTTCCTCGACGACCGCGCATGCCTGCGCGGCCGCGCCGTGCGCACGTCGTTCATCCAGAAACTGCCGTTCGCGCGCACGCACTATCGCCACTATCTGCCGCTGTTTCCGTTGGCGATCGAACAGTTCGACCTGTCCGGCTACGACATCGTGCTGTCGAGTTCGTATGCGGTCGCGAAGGGCGTGCTGAGCGGACCCGACCAGTTCCACGCGAGCTACGTGCATTCGCCGGTGCGCTATGCGTGGGACCTGCAGCACCAGTACCTGAACGAAGCCGGACTGGCGCGCGGACCGAAATCGGCGTTAGCGCGCGTGCTGCTGCACTACATCCGCAACTGGGACGCGCACTCGGCGAACGGCGTCGATAGCGTGGCCGCGAATTCGCATTTCATCGCGCGCCGCATCCGCAAGACCTACCGGCGCGACGCGATCGTGATTCATCCGCCCGTCGACGTCGAGCACCTGACGCTGCACGCAGACAAGGAAGACTTCTATCTGACCGCGTCGCGCCTGGTGCCGTACAAGCGGATCGACCTGATCGTCGAAGCGTTTTCGCGCATGCCGTCGCGCCGGCTGGTCGTGATCGGCGACGGCCCGGAGATGGCGAAGATCCGCGTGCTTGCGGGCCCGAACGTCACGCTGCTCGGCTACCAGCCGTTCGAAGTCCTGCACGATCATCTGCAGCGCGCCCGCGCGTTCGTGTTCGCGGCCGAAGAGGACTTCGGCATCGCGCCGGTGGAGGCGCAGGCCTGCGGCACGCCGGTGATCGCGTACGGCAAGGGCGGCGTGCGCGAGTCGGTGCGCGCATGGCCGTGCGCGCGCGCCACCGGGCTGTTCTATCGCGCGCAGACTGCCGCCGCGCTCGTCGAAGCGCTCGAGCGCTTCGACGCGTTGCCGCGCGGCACGTTCGACGCGCGCGTGTGCCGGCAGAACGCGCAGCGGTTCGGCGCCGATCGCTTCCGGGCCGAGTTCACGCGCTTCGTGCTGGACGGCTATGCCGCGTTGCAGGAAGAGATGGCGGACGCCGCCGGCGCGGAGAGCAGCGACGTGCACCCGGACGAGCGACACGGCATGCGGGCGCACCACGCACACCACGACGACGCGGCGTCGCAGCGTATCTGA
- a CDS encoding mannose-1-phosphate guanylyltransferase/mannose-6-phosphate isomerase, with protein sequence MTRTLRPVPDPDLPRILPVILAGGSGTRLWPLSREQYPKQLIELTSNESPLSATARRLNGIANASLGDTLLLVCGEQHRLMSAAQVLGRAAPARILLEPAARNTAPALTLAALDASQLADDPVLAVMPADHVITDVGAFQDAIARAARYAQEGAIVTLGVLPRRAETGYGYIQVGEPRTGRHRGQGGYAIGRFVEKPDATLAERYLQSGDYWWNSGIYVTRASVWLKAIHALAPAIHAACEAAWRAGIPEDPFFRIDAAAFDTCPSDSIDYAVMERLAEHGELGIEGIVVPLAAGWSDVGTWDAIWEIMPKDDHGNVARGPIVFEDTQDSLVRSEGRLIACVGMKDVVVIETPDAVLVANKHDVQRVKNIVERLKNDRRPQAREHRKVQRPWGHYDSIDLGQRFQVKRIVVEPGKRLSLQMHYHRAEHWIVVRGTAKVTRGSETFLLCENESTYIAVGEVHRLENPGRIPLEIIEVQSGDYLGEDDIVRFDDQYGRSVVAADAAASVESTAQACTKPAVSDVR encoded by the coding sequence ATGACCCGCACCCTTCGCCCGGTTCCCGATCCCGACCTGCCGCGCATCCTGCCGGTGATTCTCGCCGGCGGCTCCGGCACCCGGCTGTGGCCGCTGTCGCGCGAGCAGTATCCGAAGCAGCTGATCGAGCTGACCTCGAACGAATCGCCGCTGTCGGCGACGGCGCGCCGCCTGAACGGCATCGCGAACGCGTCGCTCGGCGACACGTTGCTGCTGGTCTGCGGCGAACAGCATCGCCTCATGAGCGCCGCGCAGGTGCTCGGTCGCGCGGCGCCCGCCCGCATCCTGCTCGAACCGGCCGCGCGCAACACCGCGCCCGCGCTGACGCTTGCGGCCCTCGACGCGAGCCAGCTCGCGGACGATCCCGTGCTCGCGGTGATGCCGGCCGATCACGTGATCACCGACGTCGGCGCGTTCCAGGACGCGATCGCGCGCGCGGCGCGCTACGCGCAGGAAGGGGCGATCGTCACGCTCGGCGTGCTGCCCCGGCGCGCGGAGACGGGTTACGGCTACATCCAGGTCGGCGAGCCGCGCACCGGCCGCCACCGTGGCCAGGGCGGTTACGCGATCGGGCGTTTCGTCGAGAAGCCCGACGCGACGCTGGCCGAACGCTACCTGCAATCCGGCGATTACTGGTGGAACAGCGGGATTTACGTGACGCGCGCATCGGTCTGGCTGAAGGCGATCCACGCGCTCGCGCCGGCGATTCACGCCGCGTGCGAGGCCGCATGGCGCGCGGGCATCCCCGAGGATCCGTTCTTCCGGATCGATGCGGCGGCCTTCGACACATGCCCGTCGGACTCGATCGACTACGCGGTGATGGAACGGCTCGCGGAGCACGGCGAACTCGGCATCGAAGGCATCGTGGTACCGCTCGCCGCCGGCTGGTCGGATGTCGGTACCTGGGATGCGATCTGGGAAATCATGCCGAAGGACGATCACGGCAACGTTGCGCGCGGCCCGATCGTGTTCGAGGACACGCAGGACAGCCTCGTGCGTTCGGAGGGCCGCCTGATCGCGTGCGTCGGGATGAAGGACGTCGTCGTGATCGAGACGCCCGATGCCGTGCTGGTCGCGAACAAGCACGACGTGCAGCGCGTGAAGAACATCGTCGAGCGCCTGAAGAACGACCGGCGCCCGCAGGCGCGCGAGCACCGCAAGGTGCAGCGGCCGTGGGGGCACTACGATTCGATCGATCTCGGCCAACGCTTCCAGGTGAAGCGAATCGTCGTCGAACCCGGCAAGCGGCTGTCGCTGCAGATGCACTATCACCGCGCCGAGCACTGGATCGTCGTGCGCGGCACCGCGAAGGTGACGCGCGGCAGCGAAACGTTCCTGCTGTGCGAGAACGAGTCGACGTACATCGCGGTCGGCGAAGTGCATCGCCTCGAGAATCCGGGCCGGATTCCGCTCGAAATCATCGAAGTGCAATCGGGCGATTATCTCGGCGAGGACGATATCGTTCGGTTCGACGATCAGTATGGGCGCTCGGTCGTCGCGGCCGATGCGGCGGCGTCGGTCGAATCCACGGCGCAGGCGTGCACGAAGCCGGCGGTCAGCGACGTCAGGTAG
- a CDS encoding sigma-54 dependent transcriptional regulator encodes MNRPITRDKGGGKGTRQRPLIYWTQAPSAMLRKELARRDWKVTVVAHASELRDSTGEITCGILDLSGGHADAIGAIAAMCASMRDVVWVALVDAGQTASTNVRALLRDYCFDYITLPASHQRIADTVGHAYGMECLFVRDREHPEVAEHGIVGTCSAMLRLFDTVRRFARTDAPVFVFGETGTGKELTALAIHRHSERRNGPFVAVNCGAIPPDLLQSELFGYERGAFTGANSRKIGYVEAANGGTLLLDEIGDLPHESQASLLRFLQARAIHRLGGSDPVPVDVRIVSATHVDLRDAMEEGRFRADLFHRLCVMRIDQPPLRARGKDIELLAHHMLERFRGDARHRVRGFSTDAITALYKHDWPGNVRELINRVRRAVVMTEGRLITARDLELEYCLDAASPSVADIRKSIEREAIETALLRTRGRVAASARELGVSRATLYRWMEAYGIERPRGTGSSD; translated from the coding sequence ATGAATAGGCCAATAACGCGTGACAAGGGCGGGGGAAAGGGCACAAGGCAGCGTCCGCTGATCTACTGGACGCAGGCGCCGTCCGCAATGCTGCGCAAGGAACTCGCGCGGCGCGACTGGAAAGTCACGGTCGTCGCGCACGCGAGCGAGCTGCGCGACAGCACCGGCGAAATCACGTGCGGCATTCTCGACCTCAGCGGCGGCCATGCCGACGCGATCGGCGCGATCGCGGCAATGTGCGCGTCGATGCGCGACGTCGTCTGGGTCGCGCTCGTCGATGCGGGGCAGACCGCATCGACGAACGTGCGCGCGCTGCTGCGCGACTACTGTTTCGACTACATCACGCTGCCGGCGTCCCATCAGCGGATTGCCGATACGGTCGGTCACGCGTACGGGATGGAGTGCCTGTTCGTGCGCGATCGCGAACATCCCGAGGTGGCCGAGCACGGCATTGTCGGCACCTGCAGCGCGATGCTGCGACTGTTCGATACGGTGCGGCGCTTTGCGCGCACAGACGCGCCGGTGTTCGTGTTCGGCGAGACCGGCACCGGCAAGGAGCTGACCGCGCTCGCGATCCACCGTCATTCGGAGCGGCGCAACGGGCCGTTCGTCGCGGTCAATTGCGGCGCGATTCCGCCCGACCTGCTGCAGTCGGAGCTGTTCGGCTACGAGCGCGGCGCGTTTACCGGCGCGAATTCGCGCAAGATCGGCTATGTCGAAGCGGCGAACGGCGGCACGCTGCTGCTCGACGAGATCGGCGACCTGCCGCACGAGAGCCAGGCAAGCTTGCTGCGTTTCCTGCAGGCGCGCGCGATTCACCGGCTCGGCGGCAGCGATCCGGTGCCGGTCGACGTGCGGATCGTGTCGGCGACGCACGTCGACCTGCGCGACGCGATGGAGGAAGGGCGCTTCCGGGCCGACCTGTTCCACCGGCTGTGCGTGATGCGCATCGACCAGCCGCCGCTGCGCGCGCGCGGCAAGGACATCGAGCTGCTCGCGCATCACATGCTCGAACGCTTCCGCGGCGACGCGCGCCATCGCGTGCGCGGCTTCTCGACGGATGCGATCACGGCACTGTACAAGCACGACTGGCCCGGCAACGTCCGCGAGCTGATCAATCGCGTGCGCCGTGCGGTCGTGATGACCGAGGGGCGGCTGATCACCGCGCGCGATCTCGAACTCGAATACTGCCTCGACGCGGCGTCGCCGTCCGTTGCCGACATCCGCAAGTCGATCGAGCGCGAGGCAATCGAAACGGCGCTGCTGCGCACGCGCGGGCGCGTCGCGGCTTCGGCGCGCGAGCTCGGGGTGTCGCGCGCGACGCTGTACCGCTGGATGGAGGCATACGGGATCGAGCGGCCGCGCGGGACGGGCTCGTCCGACTGA
- a CDS encoding oligosaccharide repeat unit polymerase, whose product MDDLRAAPRVMPRSVHRAVRAPVRARPAAAGDGYWWEDPARLILFFILPLYGLLSVSLLGDQKAIARVYFDGFYAFAGALFLVVAMASAWLTQGAQPMRAARASPVELPPCVLDLVFVLAFAGYLVMMSGVLAQPALLLAFLRGSASAFDLLELKGRVVGLSTLTQATAAYVALYFYVYRTRVKGLNRHKLYLVALAVLTLLRSFIFAERLAVIEMALPCVLMIARFRRGPRRSAWVSLAPFAAIPLLVGFFIANEYNRSWETYYVNLYDNIVDFALERLGLYYSTALNNGAGILSVLGWGAGHPMFTFDWLIRFPGLGGLFQPLLDSGDSINVFLNGYADPEFNNPSGIFVHFYEWGWFGLLVAAFVGWVFGRSFAGWRAASGFWCCAHAVLYVSLLEILRIPNLFSGRNFVPLMLLFVVFRCCGTRPGHSST is encoded by the coding sequence ATGGATGACTTGCGTGCGGCCCCTCGCGTCATGCCGCGCTCCGTTCATCGGGCGGTGCGCGCGCCGGTGCGCGCGCGACCCGCGGCCGCCGGCGACGGCTACTGGTGGGAAGACCCGGCGCGCCTGATCCTGTTCTTCATCCTGCCGCTCTACGGGCTGCTGTCGGTCAGCCTGCTCGGCGACCAGAAAGCGATCGCGCGCGTCTACTTCGACGGCTTCTACGCATTCGCGGGCGCGCTGTTCCTCGTGGTTGCGATGGCGTCCGCGTGGCTCACGCAGGGGGCGCAGCCGATGCGCGCGGCACGCGCGTCGCCCGTCGAGCTGCCGCCGTGCGTGCTCGATCTCGTGTTCGTGCTCGCGTTCGCCGGCTATCTGGTGATGATGAGCGGCGTGCTCGCGCAGCCCGCGCTGCTGCTCGCGTTCCTGCGCGGCAGCGCGAGCGCGTTCGACCTGCTCGAACTGAAAGGGCGCGTGGTCGGCCTGAGCACGCTCACGCAGGCGACGGCCGCGTACGTCGCGCTGTACTTCTACGTGTACAGGACGCGCGTGAAGGGCTTGAACCGCCACAAGCTGTATCTCGTCGCGCTGGCGGTGCTGACGCTGCTGCGCAGCTTCATCTTCGCGGAACGGCTCGCCGTGATCGAGATGGCGCTGCCGTGCGTGCTGATGATCGCGCGGTTCCGGCGCGGCCCGCGACGCTCGGCGTGGGTGTCGCTCGCGCCGTTCGCGGCGATTCCGCTGCTGGTCGGGTTCTTCATCGCGAACGAATACAACCGTTCGTGGGAAACCTACTACGTGAACCTGTACGACAACATCGTCGATTTCGCGCTCGAACGCCTGGGGCTGTATTACTCGACCGCGCTGAACAACGGCGCGGGAATCCTGAGCGTCCTCGGCTGGGGCGCCGGGCATCCGATGTTCACGTTCGACTGGCTGATCCGCTTTCCGGGGCTCGGCGGCCTGTTCCAGCCGCTGCTCGATTCGGGCGACAGCATCAACGTGTTCCTGAACGGCTATGCCGATCCGGAATTCAACAACCCGTCGGGAATCTTCGTGCACTTCTACGAGTGGGGCTGGTTCGGGCTGCTCGTCGCCGCGTTCGTCGGCTGGGTGTTCGGCCGAAGCTTCGCGGGTTGGCGAGCCGCAAGCGGCTTCTGGTGCTGCGCGCATGCGGTGCTCTACGTGTCGCTGCTCGAGATCCTGCGCATTCCGAACCTGTTCAGCGGGCGCAACTTCGTGCCGCTGATGCTGCTGTTCGTCGTGTTCCGCTGTTGCGGAACGCGGCCCGGCCACTCGTCGACATGA
- a CDS encoding polysaccharide biosynthesis/export family protein, producing the protein MRGVAAICLSWRSRVAIAAVAVALATSACALAPGMTAPSSAGGDANARVSADAAGAGGLTGVRDVQDAALIEITDALVDGQQAARPTPVAADVRQLFGTPKPYVIGPGDVLNIVVWDHPELNLPVTQSAGGPDGSGASSVATGYTVDADGNLQFAYVGTVHVAGLTDAQARARLAKRLGEYVRAPQLALRVQAYRSKRVHLDGEVRAPGLQIVTDVPMTLTEAIDRAGGFTAAADRSSVAVTRGDRTVTVSLPDMIAAGVNPSRILLRDGDLVRVNAARDSKVFVLGEVTRPSTLTLTDGRMSLGEALGDAGGVSQYTADARQVYVVRRGPGDAPQVYHLDAQSPAALALADRFPLARRDVVFVDASPLVRWSRVVNLLIPSAAQGALTAKAISP; encoded by the coding sequence ATGCGCGGCGTGGCCGCAATCTGCCTGTCTTGGCGCTCACGCGTGGCGATCGCGGCGGTCGCGGTCGCGCTCGCGACGAGCGCGTGCGCGCTGGCGCCGGGCATGACGGCCCCATCGTCGGCCGGCGGCGACGCCAACGCGCGCGTGAGCGCCGATGCAGCGGGCGCGGGCGGCCTCACCGGCGTCCGGGACGTGCAGGACGCGGCGCTGATCGAGATCACCGATGCGCTCGTCGACGGCCAGCAGGCCGCGCGGCCGACGCCGGTCGCGGCCGACGTGCGGCAGCTGTTCGGCACGCCGAAGCCCTATGTGATCGGGCCCGGCGACGTGCTGAACATCGTCGTGTGGGACCACCCGGAACTGAACCTGCCGGTGACGCAGAGCGCGGGCGGGCCCGACGGCAGCGGCGCGAGCTCGGTCGCGACGGGCTATACGGTCGATGCCGACGGCAACCTGCAGTTCGCGTACGTGGGCACCGTGCATGTCGCCGGGCTGACCGACGCGCAGGCGCGCGCGCGGCTCGCGAAGCGTCTCGGCGAATACGTGCGCGCGCCGCAGCTGGCGTTGCGCGTCCAGGCGTATCGCAGCAAGCGCGTGCATCTCGACGGCGAGGTCCGCGCGCCCGGCCTGCAGATCGTGACCGACGTGCCGATGACGCTGACGGAAGCGATCGATCGCGCGGGCGGCTTCACCGCGGCCGCGGACCGTTCGTCGGTGGCCGTGACGCGCGGCGACCGGACCGTGACGGTGAGCCTGCCCGACATGATCGCGGCCGGCGTGAATCCGTCGCGGATCCTGCTGCGCGACGGCGATCTGGTGCGCGTGAACGCCGCGCGCGACAGCAAGGTGTTCGTGCTCGGCGAAGTGACGCGGCCGTCGACGCTGACGCTGACCGACGGGCGCATGAGCCTCGGCGAAGCGCTCGGCGACGCGGGCGGCGTGAGCCAGTACACGGCCGATGCTCGGCAGGTGTACGTCGTGCGCCGCGGGCCCGGCGACGCGCCGCAGGTCTATCACCTCGACGCGCAGTCGCCGGCCGCGCTGGCGCTGGCGGACCGGTTCCCGCTCGCGCGGCGCGACGTCGTGTTCGTCGATGCGTCGCCGCTGGTGCGCTGGAGCCGCGTCGTCAACCTGCTGATCCCGTCGGCCGCGCAGGGCGCGCTGACGGCCAAGGCCATCTCGCCGTGA
- a CDS encoding drug:proton antiporter encodes MEWHCCEFEHLGAVDLYAILRARNAVLVVEDAHTHLDIDGKDAGALHVYALAHDGDALQVAAYARLLPGDDIDPDAVIDKVLTSERRRDDDTLGQLIERALAAARVAWPGIAVRTHVPAARQAFYKRFGFRKAYGPYLEQGAPFIGLVRPVDRAAGALQHLLSRVIAAPRARDDDNRPRNRLPADTGANR; translated from the coding sequence ATGGAATGGCATTGTTGTGAATTCGAACATCTGGGCGCCGTCGATCTCTACGCAATCCTGCGCGCGCGCAACGCCGTGCTGGTGGTCGAGGACGCGCACACGCATCTCGACATCGACGGCAAGGACGCCGGTGCGCTGCACGTCTACGCGCTCGCGCACGACGGCGACGCCCTGCAGGTCGCCGCGTACGCGCGCCTGCTGCCCGGCGACGACATCGATCCGGACGCCGTGATCGACAAGGTGCTGACGAGCGAGCGCCGACGCGACGACGATACGCTCGGGCAGCTGATCGAGCGCGCGCTCGCGGCGGCCCGCGTCGCGTGGCCCGGCATCGCGGTGCGCACGCACGTCCCGGCAGCGCGCCAGGCGTTCTACAAGCGTTTCGGATTCCGCAAGGCTTACGGCCCGTATCTCGAACAGGGTGCGCCGTTCATCGGCCTGGTGCGCCCGGTCGATCGCGCCGCCGGCGCGCTCCAGCACCTGCTGTCGCGCGTGATCGCCGCGCCACGCGCACGCGACGACGACAATCGCCCGCGCAACCGGCTGCCCGCCGACACCGGAGCCAATCGATGA
- a CDS encoding right-handed parallel beta-helix repeat-containing protein produces the protein MQVEHATVAPDAIVHPSADGADQADALQRALDALQRGQRLVFAPGRYVVGRSLAVKQANVVVSGYGATLVATDPDDQTIEMRGDGTTLAGLTLAGIGATRLTTPASTKVDVTGRGVQVLDVVIDGGASAGIFVFGGQDVAIVGNEVRATLADGIHVTHGALNVLVQGNVVRDTGDDMIAVVSYRNDGAPSGNVLIAGNSLEGNDWGRGVTVVGGADVTISNNVVRGVRTGAGILVAQEDSYRTYDATNVRVARNVVADIQQRASRQAGRAQTGQAAIDLNAGSGAVTRVDVTDNRIVDARFAGVRTLGNVCGVRVSGNRIDAIGGAPIARESRGCAAGQAIAGAANTLNGVALPPPARVASQAVAFAVSGADETRMPRVRQWLRQARGRGALAVER, from the coding sequence ATGCAAGTCGAACACGCGACGGTCGCACCCGACGCGATCGTCCATCCGTCGGCCGACGGCGCGGACCAGGCCGACGCGCTGCAACGCGCGCTCGACGCGCTGCAGCGCGGCCAGCGGCTCGTGTTCGCGCCGGGGCGGTACGTCGTCGGGCGCTCGCTGGCCGTGAAGCAGGCGAACGTCGTGGTATCGGGCTACGGCGCGACGCTCGTCGCGACCGACCCGGACGACCAGACCATCGAGATGCGGGGCGACGGTACGACGCTCGCGGGGCTCACGCTGGCCGGGATCGGCGCGACACGCCTGACGACACCCGCTTCGACGAAGGTGGACGTGACGGGGCGCGGCGTGCAGGTGCTCGACGTCGTGATCGACGGCGGCGCCAGCGCCGGCATCTTCGTGTTCGGCGGGCAGGACGTCGCGATCGTCGGCAACGAGGTCCGCGCGACCCTCGCGGACGGCATCCACGTGACGCACGGCGCGCTCAACGTGCTCGTGCAGGGCAACGTCGTGCGCGACACGGGCGACGACATGATCGCGGTCGTAAGCTACCGCAACGACGGCGCGCCGAGCGGCAACGTGCTGATCGCCGGCAATTCGCTCGAAGGCAACGACTGGGGACGCGGCGTGACGGTGGTCGGCGGCGCGGACGTGACGATCTCGAACAACGTCGTGCGCGGCGTGCGGACGGGCGCGGGCATTCTTGTCGCGCAGGAGGACAGCTACCGGACCTACGACGCGACCAACGTGCGTGTCGCGCGCAACGTGGTGGCGGATATCCAGCAGCGGGCGTCAAGGCAGGCGGGGCGAGCGCAGACCGGGCAGGCCGCGATCGACCTGAACGCCGGCTCGGGCGCGGTCACGCGGGTCGACGTGACGGACAACCGGATCGTCGACGCGCGGTTCGCGGGCGTCCGCACGCTGGGGAACGTGTGCGGGGTCCGCGTGTCGGGCAATCGGATCGACGCGATCGGAGGCGCGCCGATCGCCCGCGAGTCGCGCGGCTGCGCGGCCGGGCAGGCGATCGCCGGGGCCGCGAACACGCTGAACGGCGTCGCGCTGCCACCGCCCGCGCGCGTGGCGTCGCAGGCGGTGGCATTCGCGGTCAGCGGCGCCGATGAGACGCGGATGCCGCGCGTGCGGCAATGGCTCAGGCAGGCGCGCGGGCGGGGCGCGCTTGCCGTGGAGCGTTGA
- a CDS encoding GNVR domain-containing protein: MTSSTLPDPPGDITLRPSSPARRYWAMLVGGRRVMGASALACVIAGAMYALCAQPVYRSDILFQVEQGPTEAKPASPPGDPSSVFDLKTDASTEIEVLKSRAVMARAVDIAKLAIDARPHYLPWLGWRLANGADGLSTPLPGGYVTGTESIDVATFDVPKRFHEKRFVLTAGRDGAYTLRRASLFGASGPTWQGRVGQPLHADTPHGPIDLFVRDLAGAPGARFDLTRYAEADATEWLQKSVLIAERGKQSNMIGATLDGTDPVRDSRILNAIGVAYLAQNTQRKSEAADRLIRFMDAQLPSLKRQLEQAESRFNAFRASHGTVNTSDEGLALRQQSVDLETRVQTLQQRRQELLTRFMPKHPAMMAVDAQLADAQRELDAVRAQIRRLPGIEQGVLQLQRDVAVDTALYTNLLNARQQMTLARASKTGNVRIVDSATAADTPIRPNRGMAVIGSLILGLLAGGVIVIARQRLAGTVADPDEIEWATGLPVFATVPHRPSPALPEPRARGVRGARAASAGAMPAPHDAALESLRGFRTSLQLALPDAPNRVVLISGPTTGVGKSFVAANLAVLAGAASRRVLLIDADLRKGSLHERFRYSRAPGLADVVGGTHRLDEAVKRDAAPGLDFLPMGGVVADPGELLLRPALAALIERVAAQYDMVVIDGPPLLPVADALVLGRMAGTVFLVARSGVTTLAGLDESMRRLAHAQVAARGVILNDYRGGPGRYDYGYADTGTHQAASVFAGVMAARRPAR, from the coding sequence ATGACTTCTTCGACTCTGCCTGATCCGCCCGGCGACATCACGCTGCGGCCGTCCTCTCCGGCCCGCCGGTACTGGGCGATGCTGGTCGGCGGCCGCCGCGTGATGGGCGCGTCGGCGCTCGCGTGCGTGATCGCGGGCGCGATGTATGCGCTGTGCGCACAGCCCGTCTACCGCTCCGACATCCTGTTCCAGGTCGAACAGGGCCCGACGGAAGCGAAGCCCGCGTCGCCGCCCGGCGATCCGTCGTCGGTGTTCGACCTGAAGACCGACGCGTCGACCGAAATCGAGGTGCTGAAGTCGCGCGCGGTGATGGCGCGCGCGGTCGACATCGCGAAGCTGGCGATCGATGCGCGTCCGCATTACCTGCCGTGGCTCGGCTGGCGGCTCGCGAACGGCGCCGACGGGCTGTCGACGCCGCTGCCGGGCGGCTACGTGACCGGCACGGAAAGCATCGACGTCGCGACCTTCGACGTGCCGAAGCGATTCCACGAAAAACGCTTCGTGCTGACGGCCGGCCGCGACGGCGCGTATACGCTGCGGCGCGCGAGCCTGTTCGGCGCGAGCGGGCCGACCTGGCAGGGTCGGGTCGGGCAGCCGCTGCACGCCGACACGCCGCACGGGCCGATCGACCTGTTCGTGCGCGACCTCGCGGGCGCGCCCGGCGCACGCTTCGACCTGACCCGCTATGCGGAAGCCGATGCGACCGAATGGCTGCAGAAGTCGGTGCTGATCGCCGAGCGCGGCAAGCAGTCGAACATGATCGGCGCGACGCTCGACGGCACCGATCCGGTGCGCGACAGCCGGATCCTGAACGCGATCGGCGTCGCGTATCTCGCGCAGAACACGCAGCGCAAGTCGGAGGCGGCAGACCGGCTGATCCGCTTCATGGACGCGCAGCTGCCGTCGCTCAAGCGGCAGCTCGAACAGGCGGAGAGCCGCTTCAACGCATTCCGTGCGTCGCACGGCACGGTCAACACGAGTGACGAAGGGCTTGCGTTGCGGCAGCAGTCGGTCGATCTCGAGACGCGCGTGCAGACGCTGCAGCAGCGGCGCCAGGAGCTGCTGACCCGTTTCATGCCGAAGCATCCGGCGATGATGGCGGTCGACGCGCAGCTCGCCGACGCGCAGCGCGAGCTCGACGCGGTGCGCGCGCAGATCCGGCGCCTGCCGGGCATCGAGCAGGGCGTGTTGCAACTGCAGCGGGACGTCGCCGTCGATACCGCGCTCTATACGAACCTGCTCAACGCGCGCCAGCAGATGACGCTGGCGCGCGCGAGCAAGACCGGCAACGTGCGGATCGTCGATTCGGCGACGGCGGCCGATACGCCGATCCGGCCGAATCGCGGGATGGCCGTGATCGGCTCACTGATTCTCGGGCTGCTGGCGGGCGGCGTGATCGTCATCGCGCGGCAGCGGCTCGCCGGCACGGTCGCCGATCCCGACGAGATCGAATGGGCGACCGGCCTGCCGGTGTTCGCGACGGTGCCGCACCGTCCGTCGCCGGCGTTGCCGGAGCCGCGTGCGCGCGGTGTGCGTGGCGCGCGCGCCGCATCGGCCGGAGCGATGCCCGCGCCGCACGACGCGGCGCTCGAAAGCCTGCGTGGGTTTCGCACGTCGCTGCAGCTCGCGCTGCCGGACGCGCCGAATCGCGTCGTGCTGATCTCGGGGCCGACGACGGGCGTCGGCAAGTCGTTCGTCGCGGCGAATCTGGCGGTGCTCGCCGGTGCGGCGAGCCGGCGCGTGCTGCTGATCGACGCCGACCTGCGCAAGGGTTCGCTGCACGAACGGTTCCGCTACAGCCGTGCACCAGGCCTCGCGGACGTGGTCGGCGGCACGCATCGGCTCGACGAGGCGGTCAAGCGCGACGCGGCGCCGGGCCTCGATTTCCTGCCGATGGGCGGCGTCGTCGCCGATCCGGGCGAATTGCTGCTGCGGCCCGCGCTCGCGGCGCTGATCGAGCGCGTGGCGGCGCAGTACGACATGGTCGTGATCGACGGGCCGCCGTTGCTGCCGGTGGCCGACGCGCTGGTGCTGGGGCGCATGGCCGGCACCGTGTTTCTCGTCGCGCGCAGCGGCGTGACGACGCTGGCCGGGCTCGACGAAAGCATGCGGCGGCTCGCGCACGCGCAGGTCGCCGCGCGCGGCGTGATCCTCAATGACTACAGGGGTGGGCCGGGCCGCTACGACTACGGTTATGCGGACACAGGCACCCATCAGGCGGCGTCCGTTTTCGCGGGCGTGATGGCGGCGCGCCGGCCGGCGCGCTGA